In Ascochyta rabiei chromosome 2, complete sequence, one genomic interval encodes:
- a CDS encoding Acylglycerol lipase encodes MAPATAVLKPLLGTLAGIVGIYAAFISLLTIPTLQDHVIYLHRVTLTWFQDVNVPEQWGFLRNQVTPFHLKTPDGETLHAWHILPLETYRQHQDELRDEPTGLCEDVEKRLSFNLLKDDPTAQLVVYLHGAAGTLGSGWRPQSYRALSAASTNVHVLVIDYRGFGTSTGWPSEAGLLTDALTLVDFATQTAGVPPERIVVFAQSIGTAVALSLTHHLATQSPPVLFAGTVLVAPFADVASLTKTYKVAGTIPLLSPVALFPRLLTLLNHFIVSKWPSQEKLAALVRHLDSTRIQGRTCKYDITLIHAEDDYDIPTVHSDVLFWHAVNATLDTESSVTFEDLERRKVVERVPLGAGGWEMDWRGEGGVVREQIVKHGLHDRIMSYPVVSLAVARAFHSQDEVKN; translated from the coding sequence ATGGCACCTGCGACTGCCGTGCTGAAACCGCTTCTTGGTACCTTGGCCGGTATTGTTGGCATCTACGCAGCCTTCATCTCGCTTCTCACTATCCCAACGCTGCAGGATCATGTCATCTACCTGCATCGTGTAACGCTTACTTGGTTTCAAGACGTGAATGTACCCGAGCAATGGGGGTTTCTAAGAAATCAAGTCACGCCTTTCCACTTGAAGACGCCCGATGGCGAGACTCTGCATGCGTGGCACATTTTGCCATTGGAGACGTATCGTCAGCATCAAGATGAGCTTCGCGACGAGCCTACAGGGCTATGTGAAGATGTCGAAAAACGGCTGTCGTTCAACCTGCTGAAAGACGACCCTACGGCACAGCTGGTCGTGTACCTCCACGGGGCAGCAGGAACATTGGGCTCGGGCTGGCGACCACAGAGCTATCGAGCGCTATCTGCAGCGTCCACAAATGTCCATGTGCTCGTTATCGACTACCGCGGCTTCGGCACAAGTACAGGGTGGCCATCAGAAGCCGGGCTTCTGACTGACGCCCTTACGCTTGTCGACTTTGCAACACAGACAGCAGGTGTTCCTCCAGAGAGAATAGTCGTATTTGCGCAATCCATCGGAACAGCCGTAGCGCTATCCCTCACGCACCACCTAGCTACGCAATCACCTCCTGTGCTCTTCGCTGGTACCGTGCTAGTCGCGCCCTTTGCAGACGTAGCCTCGTTGACCAAGACATATAAAGTAGCCGGCACAATTCCGCTACTATCGCCCGTAGCTCTCTTTCCTAGGCTGCTCACGCTGCTAAATCACTTCATCGTCAGCAAGTGGCCGTCGCAGGAAAAACTGGCTGCGCTCGTCAGACATCTGGATTCGACTAGGATCCAAGGCCGCACATGCAAGTACGACATCACCCTCATTCATGCCGAAGACGACTACGATATCCCCACGGTGCACTCAGATGTCTTGTTCTGGCATGCTGTGAACGCCACGCTAGATACCGAATCGTCCGTGACGTTTGAAGACCTGGAAAGGAGAAAGGTTGTAGAGAGGGTTCCACTTGGTGCGGGAGGATGGGAGATGGACTGGCGTGGGGAGGGAGGGGTTGTCCGCGAGCAGATTGTGAAGCATGGTTTGCACGATCGCATTATGAGCTACCCAGTCGTCAGTCTCGCGGTTGCTCGGGCTTTTCATAGTCAGGATGAGGTAAAGAATTGA